The Tissierella sp. genome has a segment encoding these proteins:
- a CDS encoding class I SAM-dependent methyltransferase, protein MKLSNRMMSIARLVPNNSIVGDIGTDHGFVPAYLIENNISKKVIGTDISKGSLDKIIEYVKELGFEDRIDTRLGDGLEVIKPYEVDTVIIAGMGGLLIRDILEKSKKVSDSIINFILQPMVATKELREYLISNNFEIIKEELIKEDNKYYELIYAKKGKSFVEKEIYYEISPILISDKHPLLREFIEFKINSSENIKEELQGIDTEKSKERYMELANLIKEYKEVLEYIES, encoded by the coding sequence ATGAAATTATCTAATAGAATGATGTCAATAGCAAGACTAGTGCCCAATAATTCCATAGTGGGTGATATAGGGACAGACCATGGCTTTGTTCCAGCATATTTAATAGAAAATAATATATCAAAAAAGGTTATAGGAACCGATATATCCAAAGGTTCTCTAGATAAAATAATAGAATATGTTAAAGAATTAGGTTTTGAAGATAGAATAGATACTAGACTAGGAGATGGATTAGAAGTAATAAAACCTTATGAAGTAGATACTGTAATAATTGCAGGAATGGGTGGATTGTTAATTAGAGATATACTAGAAAAAAGCAAGAAAGTGTCTGACTCCATAATTAACTTTATACTACAGCCTATGGTTGCAACAAAAGAATTAAGAGAGTATCTTATTAGCAACAACTTTGAAATAATAAAAGAAGAATTAATAAAAGAGGATAATAAATACTATGAATTAATTTATGCAAAAAAGGGTAAGTCTTTTGTTGAGAAAGAGATTTACTATGAAATTAGTCCAATATTAATATCAGATAAGCATCCATTATTAAGGGAGTTTATTGAATTTAAGATAAATTCATCTGAGAATATTAAGGAAGAGTTACAAGGGATAGATACTGAGAAGTCAAAAGAAAGATACATGGAGTTAGCTAATTTGATAAAAGAATATAAGGAGGTGTTAGAATATATTGAGAGCTAA
- a CDS encoding Nif3-like dinuclear metal center hexameric protein yields MRAKDIIQFMNMWAPPNLIEDWDNTGFQIGEEEKEINRILIALDLDNDVYKYANEKKFDMIITHHPLIFKPISTITTSMAKERLIYNLIKSGIVVFNAHTNLDQAQGGVSDELARLLELKDCVPLIKNELKGFQSEYGYGKVGDIEEIDLYKYLDFVKEKLDISHLVIYGEQDKRVKRVAVCGGSGADFIQNAHEENACIYITGDIKYHDAQLGNELNLTIIDAGHYHTEKAILPVIKEYIEKKSNDNLCIEIWDNPSPIYKLY; encoded by the coding sequence TTGAGAGCTAAAGATATAATTCAGTTCATGAATATGTGGGCACCACCAAATCTAATTGAAGATTGGGACAATACTGGGTTCCAAATAGGTGAAGAAGAAAAAGAGATAAATAGGATATTGATTGCTTTAGATCTTGATAATGATGTATACAAATATGCCAATGAAAAAAAATTCGATATGATAATTACCCATCATCCCTTAATATTTAAGCCTATTAGTACTATAACTACATCAATGGCAAAGGAAAGACTTATATACAATTTAATAAAAAGTGGGATAGTTGTATTTAATGCTCATACAAACTTAGATCAAGCTCAGGGAGGAGTCAGTGATGAGTTAGCCAGATTGTTGGAACTTAAAGATTGTGTACCACTAATAAAAAATGAATTAAAGGGATTTCAATCAGAATACGGCTATGGAAAAGTAGGAGACATTGAAGAAATAGACCTATACAAATATTTGGATTTTGTTAAAGAAAAATTAGATATAAGCCACTTAGTCATATATGGAGAACAGGACAAAAGAGTGAAAAGGGTAGCTGTATGTGGAGGTAGCGGTGCAGATTTCATACAAAATGCTCACGAGGAAAATGCCTGTATCTATATAACAGGAGATATTAAATATCATGATGCTCAGCTAGGAAATGAACTAAACCTCACTATCATAGATGCAGGGCATTATCATACAGAAAAGGCTATATTACCAGTTATAAAGGAATATATAGAGAAGAAAAGTAATGATAATCTATGTATTGAGATATGGGATAACCCTAGTCCAATATATAAATTATATTAA
- a CDS encoding C4-type zinc ribbon domain-containing protein, protein MEQLDLLWNLEIHHNSLEAYKKKLSNLQNSSSIMDTEKEIMDIDKRSDKIKLNQGEGKKRLIESNRMLKEYNYKIEEVEKNLYDGSTSNPKQLEYLSEEKDKLKEIINETEIGILEFMDDMESLDEEIIELDKRLKSMKDNNLQLKREYEILADDLKNNIQIEVVEIKSIEEKVDGVILNQYKAIRNNRGTGIVQVKGLVCGGCNMMIPTFLADKLNNNNEIIYCESCGRILYK, encoded by the coding sequence ATGGAACAACTAGATCTACTATGGAATTTAGAGATACACCATAATTCACTGGAAGCTTACAAGAAAAAATTATCTAATTTACAAAATTCATCATCCATTATGGATACAGAAAAAGAGATAATGGATATAGATAAAAGATCGGATAAGATTAAGCTTAATCAAGGAGAAGGTAAAAAAAGGCTTATAGAATCAAATCGAATGCTAAAAGAATATAACTACAAGATTGAAGAAGTAGAAAAGAATCTATATGATGGAAGTACTAGCAATCCAAAGCAACTAGAATATTTAAGTGAGGAAAAAGATAAGTTAAAGGAAATAATAAATGAAACAGAAATTGGGATATTGGAGTTCATGGATGATATGGAGAGTCTGGATGAAGAAATAATAGAGCTAGACAAGAGATTAAAATCTATGAAAGATAATAATCTTCAATTAAAAAGAGAATACGAGATTTTAGCAGATGATTTAAAAAACAATATTCAGATTGAAGTAGTCGAGATAAAATCAATAGAAGAAAAAGTTGATGGAGTTATTTTGAATCAATATAAAGCAATAAGAAATAACAGGGGTACTGGTATTGTTCAAGTAAAGGGGCTAGTATGTGGTGGTTGTAATATGATGATACCTACATTTTTGGCTGATAAATTAAATAATAATAATGAAATAATATATTGTGAATCTTGTGGTAGAATATTATATAAGTAA
- a CDS encoding Eco57I restriction-modification methylase domain-containing protein, with the protein MEHSILGEAYESSNDKETRKAIGQYYTPGFIIEYILENTMGKADIVKNPFISIIDISCGAGYFLMMAYDILKEKFELNIDKLRDVYRDDIYIVEKNGQISEVCGNNYWKAENIHYHILTHCIYGADKDNMGVELTKIGLLAKNPNIEICHVNVLECDSLIRWEAENIFQKESQDNKRLMEFWSKKYDYVIGNPPYIGHKQLDLQYKEWLLKEYGDVFKDKSDISFCFFKRINEILTPDGICGIITSRYFMESPTGRQLRSYLQGNVHFIEILDFYGAEVFKGIGVATAIYIFKNSKFENNDNEILVHKLLDDGYRLDNSQSLGEIIKKNIFERFKISQSSLDINRWVIISNDSLNIYIKIQRKTKYRLGDIAKSFQGVITGCDKAFILTQDMMIESNIEKNLLKKWVKNKNVRRYQIVDTDLYLIYSDLIQGENDYPYSIGFIRNYRQRLENRRECKNGIRKWYELQWGREMELFEQPKILFPYKAGSNRFALDYNNVYCSADVYSIIIKNEYRDKLSLEYLVGLLNSSIYEFYFKLYAKKIGKGMYDYYPNSVLDMMIITEDIIDDIEARVRQIMELLVIVDKDKETIDEKINILEREIDEIIAAYLGINENEINYIKGILNRF; encoded by the coding sequence ATGGAGCACAGCATATTAGGTGAAGCTTATGAAAGTAGTAATGATAAAGAAACACGAAAAGCAATAGGACAATACTATACTCCAGGTTTTATCATTGAATATATTCTTGAAAATACAATGGGGAAAGCAGATATTGTAAAGAACCCATTTATTAGCATTATAGATATTTCCTGTGGAGCAGGATATTTTTTGATGATGGCTTATGATATTTTAAAAGAAAAGTTTGAGTTAAATATAGATAAATTAAGAGATGTATATAGAGATGATATCTATATAGTAGAAAAAAATGGACAGATATCAGAAGTATGTGGTAATAATTATTGGAAAGCTGAGAATATTCACTACCATATATTAACTCATTGTATATATGGAGCGGACAAAGATAATATGGGTGTAGAATTGACTAAAATAGGGCTTTTGGCAAAGAATCCAAATATTGAAATATGCCATGTTAATGTCCTAGAATGTGATAGTCTTATAAGATGGGAAGCAGAAAATATATTTCAGAAAGAATCTCAGGATAATAAAAGACTGATGGAATTTTGGAGCAAGAAATACGATTATGTAATTGGAAATCCTCCCTATATAGGACATAAACAATTGGACTTGCAATATAAGGAGTGGTTGCTTAAGGAATACGGAGATGTATTTAAAGACAAATCGGATATTTCATTTTGCTTTTTTAAGCGAATAAATGAAATCCTAACTCCAGATGGTATTTGCGGAATCATTACATCAAGATATTTTATGGAAAGTCCAACGGGTAGGCAATTGAGATCTTATTTACAAGGCAATGTACATTTCATAGAAATATTAGATTTTTATGGAGCAGAAGTATTTAAAGGAATTGGAGTTGCTACGGCTATATACATTTTTAAGAATAGCAAATTTGAAAATAATGATAATGAAATTCTTGTACATAAGTTATTAGATGATGGGTATCGCCTTGATAATTCACAGAGCTTGGGAGAAATTATAAAGAAGAATATTTTTGAAAGGTTTAAAATTAGTCAATCTAGTTTAGATATAAATAGATGGGTAATCATATCCAATGATAGTCTCAATATATATATTAAAATCCAAAGAAAAACTAAATATAGATTAGGAGATATAGCTAAATCATTTCAAGGAGTTATAACTGGTTGTGATAAAGCATTTATATTGACACAAGACATGATGATTGAATCTAATATTGAAAAGAATTTATTAAAAAAATGGGTTAAAAATAAAAATGTAAGAAGATATCAGATTGTGGATACAGATTTATATCTAATCTATTCAGATTTAATTCAAGGGGAAAATGATTATCCTTATAGTATAGGATTTATTAGAAATTATAGACAGCGATTGGAGAATAGAAGGGAATGTAAGAATGGAATAAGAAAATGGTATGAACTACAATGGGGTCGAGAGATGGAATTATTTGAGCAGCCTAAGATTCTATTTCCTTATAAGGCAGGTAGCAATAGATTTGCATTGGATTATAATAATGTCTATTGTAGTGCAGATGTATATTCAATAATCATAAAGAATGAATATAGAGATAAATTGTCACTAGAATATCTTGTAGGCTTACTTAATTCAAGTATATATGAATTCTATTTTAAGTTGTATGCAAAGAAAATAGGTAAAGGGATGTACGATTATTATCCTAATTCTGTTCTTGATATGATGATAATAACTGAGGATATAATTGATGATATAGAAGCTAGGGTAAGACAAATAATGGAGCTATTAGTCATAGTAGACAAGGATAAAGAGACAATAGATGAAAAGATAAACATACTAGAAAGAGAAATAGATGAGATTATTGCAGCTTACCTTGGAATAAACGAAAATGAGATAAACTATATAAAAGGAATTTTGAATAGATTCTAG
- a CDS encoding TIGR03905 family TSCPD domain-containing protein, with protein MQEYITTGVCAKDIKFNVENGIVKKVFFNGGCNGNLQGIASLVEGMEVDKLIEKLAGIKCGNKETSCPDQLSKALANFTSK; from the coding sequence ATGCAGGAATACATAACAACTGGAGTTTGCGCAAAGGATATTAAGTTTAATGTAGAGAATGGCATAGTAAAGAAAGTGTTTTTCAACGGAGGATGCAATGGAAATTTACAAGGCATCGCTAGTCTTGTTGAAGGCATGGAAGTGGACAAACTTATAGAGAAATTAGCTGGTATAAAGTGTGGCAATAAGGAAACTTCATGTCCAGATCAATTATCAAAAGCTTTAGCTAATTTTACAAGTAAATAA
- a CDS encoding C40 family peptidase, which yields MHNRKHKLPAVILGICLVALVGFKDTGIFVKDYISIKDDGTQGEFIKQESINVIRENGDNYIVEKEGKSYQIPLDAMIRTTKTTQKYKVIKEASILDKPMGMSLRLLTIGEIVQVLNYENNYGLFNTEDGLNGYIELDNVEVIVTESISYGTSKVDKVIKDDKSFYTLVKGEVVAIKDFKDDIYIIIDENGNEFKANESYIDLRKTKDKTTRSNVSRRASSVTRVIESAYNALGKPYVGGGTGSKGYDCSGLTYSIYLNELGTKLNRTSRDQAKNGVEIQKADLIPGDLVFFRTSGKGIGHVGLYIGDNNMIHASSGRRQVMISSLDESYYKARYVTARRIINN from the coding sequence TTGCACAATAGAAAACACAAACTGCCAGCTGTAATTCTTGGAATCTGCCTTGTAGCCTTAGTAGGATTCAAAGATACAGGTATATTTGTTAAAGACTACATTAGTATAAAAGATGATGGTACACAGGGAGAATTTATTAAACAAGAAAGCATTAATGTTATTAGGGAAAATGGAGATAACTATATAGTTGAAAAAGAAGGAAAGTCTTATCAAATACCTTTGGATGCTATGATAAGGACAACAAAAACAACTCAAAAATATAAGGTTATTAAGGAAGCAAGCATTTTAGACAAGCCTATGGGAATGAGCCTTAGATTATTAACTATAGGAGAAATCGTACAAGTGCTTAATTACGAAAATAATTATGGATTATTCAATACAGAAGATGGTTTGAACGGCTATATAGAATTAGACAATGTAGAGGTTATAGTTACTGAATCTATATCTTATGGTACTTCAAAAGTTGACAAAGTTATAAAAGATGATAAATCTTTTTATACTTTAGTTAAAGGTGAAGTTGTAGCTATAAAAGATTTTAAAGATGATATTTACATAATTATAGATGAAAATGGAAATGAATTTAAAGCAAATGAATCATATATAGATCTAAGGAAAACAAAAGATAAAACTACTAGATCTAATGTATCTAGAAGAGCATCTTCTGTCACTAGAGTTATTGAATCAGCATATAACGCATTAGGAAAGCCTTATGTTGGGGGTGGTACTGGAAGCAAAGGCTATGATTGTTCAGGGCTTACTTATTCAATATATTTAAATGAATTAGGTACAAAACTTAATAGAACTTCTCGAGATCAGGCCAAAAATGGTGTAGAAATACAAAAGGCTGATCTTATACCTGGTGATTTAGTGTTTTTCAGAACATCTGGAAAAGGTATTGGGCATGTAGGCTTGTATATTGGAGATAATAATATGATACATGCTTCTTCAGGTAGAAGACAGGTTATGATTTCCTCCTTAGATGAATCTTATTATAAAGCTAGATATGTAACTGCTAGAAGAATCATAAATAATTAA
- a CDS encoding Na+/H+ antiporter NhaC family protein, which yields MIALFKLSPILLLAGLMMVSNIEAFSSLGISLDILVIAPIATVYAAIVAAITEKYKLNDIVDAAVENVKEMQLVFFILMLAYAMAEAFMSTGVGAAIINMALGFGITAKTVAVTAFIISCILSVATGTSWGTFAACAPIFLWLSHIVGGDPVITLGAIAGGACFGDNIGLISDTTVVSSGIQKVEVIHRVRHQGVWSIMCLVLAAILFVVVSLGLPGEVGSAADAIDQIPESVWTILSEERPAAVDLLNQVKEGVPFYMILPLIIVLLAAIKGIPTLACLGLGLIFSYVLGLLAGTVENTTAFLGIIETGFSDAGSWVIVMMMWVGAFGGIMAKMHAFKPLSTLVSKIVRNVRQLMFANGILSILGNAALADEMAQIVTIGPIIKDLTDENVEASEEDMYKLRLRNATFSDALGVFGSQLIPWHVYIGFFIGIANSIYPIHQFVEFDIMKYNYMAIVAVVSILLLTLTGWDRFIPLFGLPSEPDVQLKKNLNKTSKAK from the coding sequence ATGATTGCTTTATTTAAGCTTTCACCAATCTTATTGTTAGCTGGGCTTATGATGGTTAGCAATATTGAAGCATTTAGTTCTTTAGGAATATCATTAGACATTTTAGTTATTGCGCCTATAGCAACGGTCTATGCAGCAATAGTTGCAGCTATAACTGAGAAGTACAAACTCAATGATATTGTAGATGCTGCAGTAGAAAATGTTAAGGAAATGCAATTGGTATTTTTCATTCTTATGCTTGCTTATGCTATGGCAGAAGCATTTATGTCAACAGGAGTTGGCGCTGCAATTATTAATATGGCTTTAGGATTTGGTATTACAGCTAAAACTGTTGCTGTAACAGCATTTATTATTTCTTGTATATTATCAGTGGCTACTGGAACATCATGGGGTACATTTGCTGCCTGTGCACCTATTTTCTTATGGTTAAGCCATATAGTAGGTGGAGACCCTGTAATTACCCTTGGAGCAATAGCAGGTGGAGCATGTTTCGGAGACAATATTGGACTTATTTCAGATACTACTGTAGTAAGCTCTGGTATTCAAAAGGTAGAAGTTATACACAGAGTTAGACATCAAGGTGTTTGGTCAATAATGTGTTTAGTATTAGCAGCTATTTTATTTGTTGTAGTTAGTTTAGGTTTACCAGGTGAAGTTGGTAGTGCTGCTGATGCAATAGACCAAATTCCAGAAAGTGTATGGACTATATTATCAGAGGAAAGACCTGCTGCAGTAGATTTACTTAATCAGGTAAAAGAAGGCGTACCATTCTATATGATATTACCACTAATAATTGTTTTATTAGCAGCTATAAAGGGAATACCTACACTAGCTTGTCTAGGACTTGGACTTATTTTCTCATATGTTCTTGGTTTATTAGCAGGTACAGTAGAAAACACAACTGCATTCTTAGGAATTATTGAAACAGGTTTTTCAGATGCAGGTTCATGGGTAATAGTTATGATGATGTGGGTAGGAGCCTTTGGTGGTATAATGGCTAAGATGCATGCATTTAAACCACTTTCCACTTTAGTTTCCAAGATAGTAAGAAATGTAAGACAATTAATGTTTGCTAACGGTATTTTATCCATATTAGGTAATGCTGCCTTAGCAGATGAAATGGCTCAAATAGTTACTATCGGACCAATAATCAAGGATTTAACTGATGAAAATGTAGAGGCAAGTGAAGAGGATATGTATAAACTTCGTCTTAGAAATGCTACATTCTCAGATGCTCTTGGAGTATTTGGATCACAACTTATTCCATGGCATGTATATATTGGATTTTTTATAGGTATTGCTAATTCTATTTATCCAATACATCAATTTGTTGAGTTCGATATAATGAAGTATAACTATATGGCAATAGTTGCTGTAGTCTCAATATTGTTATTGACATTAACTGGTTGGGACAGATTTATTCCTCTATTCGGTTTGCCATCTGAACCAGATGTGCAATTAAAGAAAAATCTTAATAAAACTTCAAAAGCTAAGTAA
- a CDS encoding bifunctional 5,10-methylenetetrahydrofolate dehydrogenase/5,10-methenyltetrahydrofolate cyclohydrolase, producing MAEILKGNVVAASIKEKMKNDIEELSKTGKVPTLGIVRLGNNPDDISYEKSIIKNCDAIGVNSKVFEKNLDMTTEELVDFMNELNLDDTISGVLVFRPLPKHIDEAKIRGALSPAKDVDCMHPLNLAKVFEGDMSGFTPCTPKAAMEILLYNNVELEGKNVVVVNRSMVLGKPLAMMLLEKNATVTICHSRTKNLHEITSKADVVVTALGKAKFFDAKYFNKNSICIDVGVSLDSEGKLSGDIDYPEVSEMVSMITPVPGGVGAVTTSLLLSHVVEACKRM from the coding sequence GTGGCAGAGATTTTAAAAGGTAATGTTGTAGCAGCTAGTATCAAAGAAAAAATGAAAAATGATATTGAAGAACTTTCTAAAACTGGTAAGGTACCTACATTAGGGATTGTTAGATTAGGAAATAATCCTGATGATATTTCATATGAAAAAAGCATAATAAAGAATTGTGATGCAATAGGTGTGAATTCAAAGGTTTTTGAAAAGAATCTAGACATGACAACGGAAGAACTAGTAGACTTTATGAATGAGTTAAATTTAGATGATACTATTTCAGGTGTACTTGTATTTAGACCATTACCAAAGCATATAGATGAAGCAAAGATAAGAGGAGCATTATCTCCTGCTAAGGATGTGGATTGTATGCATCCTTTAAATTTAGCCAAGGTATTTGAAGGGGACATGAGTGGATTTACGCCTTGTACTCCAAAGGCAGCTATGGAGATATTATTATATAACAATGTGGAATTAGAGGGGAAAAATGTAGTTGTTGTCAATAGATCAATGGTATTAGGGAAACCTTTAGCAATGATGCTATTAGAAAAGAATGCAACTGTGACCATCTGCCATTCTAGAACTAAAAACTTGCATGAAATAACATCTAAGGCTGATGTAGTTGTTACAGCTCTAGGTAAGGCTAAATTTTTTGATGCAAAATATTTTAATAAAAATTCAATTTGTATAGATGTAGGAGTTAGCTTAGATAGTGAAGGAAAATTAAGTGGTGATATTGACTATCCAGAAGTATCAGAAATGGTTTCTATGATTACACCTGTTCCAGGTGGAGTTGGAGCAGTAACTACATCACTTCTTCTTTCTCATGTAGTAGAAGCATGCAAAAGAATGTAA
- the spoIIAA gene encoding anti-sigma F factor antagonist yields MYLSVEKYKNNLLVQFKGELDHHTTENLRQKIDQQYFDQRLKNIILDLRGLTFMDSSGIGLIMGRYRNCIEKKGTVAIISDNSYVDKMLNMSGLLKIIKVYTTIESAAENL; encoded by the coding sequence TTGTATCTATCAGTAGAAAAATATAAAAATAACTTGTTAGTACAATTCAAAGGTGAGTTAGACCATCATACTACTGAAAATCTAAGGCAAAAGATAGATCAACAATATTTTGACCAAAGACTGAAAAATATTATTTTGGATTTAAGGGGTTTAACATTTATGGACAGTTCAGGTATTGGGCTTATTATGGGAAGATATAGAAATTGTATAGAAAAAAAAGGTACAGTTGCAATAATAAGTGATAATTCTTATGTAGATAAGATGCTTAATATGTCAGGGCTACTAAAGATAATCAAGGTTTATACAACAATTGAATCTGCAGCTGAAAATTTATAG
- the spoIIAB gene encoding anti-sigma F factor, with product MENNYMKLEFLSKSSNESFARVVVAAFASQLDPTIEELSDIKTAVSEAVTNAIIHGYEFGEGLVFIESKISGDEIEIIIEDRGKGITDIDQAREPFYTSKPNLERSGMGFTVMETFMDSLEIESIKDKGTIVRMTKRFNSLSDKE from the coding sequence ATGGAGAATAATTATATGAAATTAGAATTTTTAAGCAAATCAAGTAATGAATCTTTTGCTAGAGTAGTCGTTGCTGCATTTGCATCTCAATTAGATCCTACTATCGAAGAATTATCAGATATAAAGACAGCAGTTTCTGAAGCTGTAACAAATGCAATAATACATGGATATGAATTTGGTGAAGGTTTGGTTTTCATTGAATCTAAGATTAGTGGAGATGAGATAGAAATAATCATAGAAGATAGGGGTAAAGGAATTACAGATATAGATCAAGCTAGAGAACCATTCTATACATCAAAGCCAAATCTAGAGAGATCAGGTATGGGATTTACTGTTATGGAAACTTTTATGGATAGCTTGGAAATAGAAAGCATAAAAGATAAAGGAACAATAGTTAGGATGACAAAAAGATTTAATAGCCTTTCAGATAAGGAGTAG
- the sigF gene encoding RNA polymerase sporulation sigma factor SigF encodes MSISSERKALLSHEETMKLIKEAQEGSKEAKEMLVSSNLGLIRSVLKGFMNRGYEVDDLFQIGSIGLLKAIDKFDSNFDVRFSTYAVPMIIGEIKRFLRDDGLIKVSRSLKQTAARTKGAEESLYKKLGREPTIHEISEEIGIDKEEIVMALEASYNPEYLYDIVHQNDGSPLYLIDKISNESEDSRDLVDNIILKDMLTKLKPRDRQVIILRYFKDKTQTEVANQLGISQVQVSRIEKKIIEEMRKNLAKA; translated from the coding sequence ATGAGTATAAGTAGTGAAAGAAAGGCGTTATTATCCCATGAAGAAACAATGAAGCTTATTAAAGAAGCGCAAGAAGGTAGTAAGGAAGCAAAGGAGATGTTGGTATCATCTAATTTAGGATTAATTAGATCTGTATTGAAAGGATTTATGAATAGAGGATATGAGGTAGATGATTTGTTTCAGATAGGTAGTATAGGTTTACTTAAGGCAATAGATAAGTTTGATTCAAACTTTGATGTTAGATTTTCAACCTATGCAGTGCCTATGATAATTGGGGAGATAAAAAGATTTCTAAGGGATGATGGATTAATTAAAGTAAGTAGATCTCTTAAGCAAACTGCTGCAAGAACAAAGGGTGCAGAAGAGAGCCTATATAAAAAATTAGGAAGGGAGCCTACAATTCATGAAATATCTGAAGAAATTGGAATAGATAAGGAAGAAATTGTAATGGCCCTTGAAGCTTCATATAATCCAGAATATCTTTATGATATCGTACATCAAAATGATGGCTCACCTCTATATTTAATAGATAAAATTAGTAATGAGTCAGAGGATAGTAGAGATTTAGTGGATAATATAATATTAAAAGATATGTTAACAAAATTGAAACCAAGAGATAGGCAAGTAATTATTCTTAGATATTTTAAGGATAAAACTCAAACTGAGGTAGCCAATCAATTAGGTATTTCTCAGGTTCAGGTATCGAGAATTGAAAAAAAAATAATAGAAGAAATGAGAAAAAATTTAGCAAAGGCATAA
- a CDS encoding stage V sporulation protein AA encodes MDKDKVYISVKKKASIDIESDVLVKDLGEVFCTRAELQLAISNIVIKNRNGEEDWDNITAIQIAEKVLGKYSNVDLDMLGEPEILLEYKSQETKKTFLEFVKITLICIVLFFGAGLAITNFHEDVNTKASMEKLYFTLTGEKEENPLIMNIPYSIGIGVGVIVFFNRMISSSKRRKMEPGPMEIELYLYDQSMETQISNEVKKNKEL; translated from the coding sequence ATGGATAAAGACAAGGTATATATCTCTGTAAAAAAGAAAGCTTCTATTGATATTGAAAGTGATGTACTAGTTAAAGATCTAGGGGAAGTATTTTGTACGAGGGCGGAACTACAATTAGCAATTAGTAACATTGTTATTAAGAACAGGAATGGAGAGGAAGATTGGGATAATATTACTGCAATACAAATAGCGGAAAAGGTTTTAGGGAAATACTCTAATGTTGATTTAGATATGCTAGGAGAGCCAGAAATCTTATTGGAATATAAATCTCAAGAAACTAAAAAGACTTTCTTAGAGTTTGTTAAAATAACATTAATTTGTATAGTTTTATTCTTTGGTGCAGGTTTAGCCATTACAAATTTTCATGAAGATGTGAATACTAAGGCATCAATGGAAAAATTATATTTTACATTAACGGGTGAAAAAGAAGAGAATCCTTTGATTATGAATATACCTTATTCCATAGGGATAGGGGTGGGGGTAATTGTATTTTTCAACAGAATGATTAGTTCTAGCAAGAGAAGAAAAATGGAACCAGGCCCTATGGAGATAGAACTCTATCTTTATGACCAAAGTATGGAAACACAAATATCTAATGAAGTCAAAAAAAATAAAGAACTATAA
- a CDS encoding stage V sporulation protein AB, which produces MGKYLIPVIAAFGGGVTVGSAAAAFITILQIMPRLIKISESNEYIKVYQYMIIASFILFTIIYFSDFHLSLSKHTTIPMGFVCGIFIGMVSSALAEVLNVIPVLSKKLKIKDNLKYIIWTLMLGKVAGSLYFWIFIK; this is translated from the coding sequence ATGGGTAAATACTTAATTCCAGTAATAGCAGCATTTGGGGGTGGCGTAACAGTTGGTAGTGCAGCAGCAGCATTTATTACTATACTACAAATAATGCCTAGGCTAATTAAGATTAGTGAGTCAAATGAATATATTAAAGTTTATCAATATATGATAATTGCTAGTTTTATTTTATTTACTATAATATACTTTTCAGATTTCCATCTAAGTTTAAGCAAACATACTACAATACCAATGGGCTTTGTCTGCGGAATATTCATAGGAATGGTATCGTCAGCACTTGCAGAGGTATTAAATGTAATACCAGTTTTATCAAAAAAGTTAAAAATAAAAGATAATTTGAAATACATTATATGGACCTTGATGCTAGGCAAGGTAGCTGGGTCCTTATACTTCTGGATATTTATAAAATAA